One Mycoplasmopsis caviae DNA segment encodes these proteins:
- a CDS encoding glucose PTS transporter subunit IIA, translating into MGLKNWFKNLFARGDKNKQQPALKKNVEVSQMSRDIVEAMGGIKNITGFNNCAARLRYDVKDTSLVNEEELKKIGASEVIFIGKRHVQAKFGEVSEKLNIDIQAAIPTLEDEERKKKVIEVSSDVNLFEEKPIEVKKSKDDFTIYAPCIGTRKSLEDLSDSTFSLLGSGYAVELDSKLNKIEIYAPISGTLIMTYPTKHAYGIVNESGLEVLVHIGIDTVKLNGLGFETNLKQNDKVEKGQLLATVDLKKLKNSKICSDVIILITDNENKTKQTKLLCPLEIKEAKTPWFKMV; encoded by the coding sequence ATGGGTTTAAAAAATTGATTTAAAAATCTTTTTGCTCGTGGAGACAAAAATAAGCAACAGCCTGCATTAAAAAAGAATGTTGAAGTTTCTCAAATGTCTCGTGATATTGTAGAAGCAATGGGTGGCATTAAAAACATTACAGGCTTTAACAACTGTGCAGCTAGATTAAGATATGATGTTAAGGATACTTCATTAGTTAATGAAGAAGAACTTAAAAAAATTGGTGCTAGTGAAGTTATTTTCATCGGTAAGAGACATGTTCAAGCTAAATTTGGTGAAGTTAGTGAAAAATTAAATATTGACATTCAAGCGGCAATACCAACATTGGAAGATGAAGAAAGAAAGAAGAAAGTTATTGAAGTATCTTCTGATGTAAACTTATTTGAAGAAAAGCCAATTGAAGTTAAGAAAAGCAAAGATGACTTTACAATCTATGCACCTTGTATAGGCACTAGAAAATCACTTGAAGATTTAAGTGATTCAACATTTAGTTTGCTTGGTTCAGGTTATGCAGTTGAATTAGATTCAAAATTAAATAAAATTGAAATCTATGCTCCTATTAGTGGTACATTAATTATGACATATCCTACAAAACATGCTTATGGTATTGTTAACGAGAGTGGCCTTGAAGTACTAGTTCACATTGGTATTGACACAGTTAAATTAAATGGTTTAGGTTTTGAAACAAATCTTAAACAAAATGACAAAGTTGAAAAAGGTCAACTATTAGCAACTGTAGATCTTAAAAAATTAAAGAACAGTAAAATATGCAGTGATGTAATTATTTTAATTACAGATAATGAAAATAAAACTAAACAAACAAAATTACTTTGCCCACTAGAAATTAAAGAAGCCAAAACTCCTTGATTCAAAATGGTTTAG
- a CDS encoding PTS sugar transporter subunit IIA, with protein sequence MYAPCIGTRKSLEDLSDSTFSLLGSGYAVELDSKLNKIEIYAPISGTLIMTYPTKHAYGIVNESGLEVLVHIGIDTVKLNGLGFETNLKQNDKVEKGQLLATVDLKKLKNSKICSDVIILITDNENKTKQTKLLCPLEIKEAKTPWFKMV encoded by the coding sequence ATCTATGCACCTTGTATAGGCACTAGAAAATCACTTGAAGATTTAAGTGATTCAACATTTAGTTTGCTTGGTTCAGGTTATGCAGTTGAATTAGATTCAAAATTAAATAAAATTGAAATCTATGCTCCTATTAGTGGTACATTAATTATGACATATCCTACAAAACATGCTTATGGTATTGTTAACGAGAGTGGCCTTGAAGTACTAGTTCACATTGGTATTGACACAGTTAAATTAAATGGTTTAGGTTTTGAAACAAATCTTAAACAAAATGACAAAGTTGAAAAAGGTCAACTATTAGCAACTGTAGATCTTAAAAAATTAAAGAACAGTAAAATATGCAGTGATGTAATTATTTTAATTACAGATAATGAAAATAAAACTAAACAAACAAAATTACTTTGCCCACTAGAAATTAAAGAAGCCAAAACTCCTTGATTCAAAATGGTTTAG